One Ictalurus punctatus breed USDA103 chromosome 21, Coco_2.0, whole genome shotgun sequence genomic window carries:
- the dido1 gene encoding death-inducer obliterator 1 isoform X6 has translation MEEIVSPELAQSPEPESSQDLDSSSQAPVVVAGEERDRKGDKGQSDAARKELEDVEKSAKNSGEFKKTWRFRRTTIEKRDMTGETAGITESPGAPVRRSGRQAKRTDKLEEFLVTVKRGRGTGRRSTPAHLESGDPPSETASEASFDGNTEPKVTESKAPSPVRRTRGRGRGRATPKPKADMADSASDDDSSENEESATKETQEQLEIATGAEDAKSEDAKEELKQEEFEKPAEETSKEEVPANARPSRSPLKTGPKREAKPKAGGCTEKDEDEEEDDESLSSSSESDNDGYDPNALYCICRQKHNKSMQCVLRFMICCDRCEEWFHGDCVGITEARGRLMERNSEDYVCPNCTCRKAQGAKPSTSTAGAETGKRPVTPTTARKSEPSPALFSQANVQTPTSASGLPPAAFPATAEEKTGEEFGIKGRIEKATNPSGKKKIKIFQPQVMATAEESSLPKCIGPGCERDALPDSVYCGNDCILKHAAAAMKTITTDSKETKPKEKPKPKILKKPAVISTVKSSGPERRSSRRSTDSSSKAQEEALESEGREDEDEEDEEDRVAEEHPPPPAMSSWSSDHNYIAVAPEKTTAISPTVLNKASAAQKDEEEKTEQTEPEKKEPAPIEKKPPPAATMSPKGGKRSPGLKMAKPAPVSTSKGKTSTTSSSSAKDLKKQSLSQVVKLKKTGPPPPPPIPVFSSSGPPGSSRLHPTGALSVGKSTFTIPKKQPQSGVKESLSSGSSLASRMPSGSMPTNSQSQPPASKPVLPAAPLPPQTPPNNQMRSNIRRSLTDILYKRVSDSDDLSMSESEVGKLAVSIEKEMFNLYMNTDSKYKNKYRSLMFNLKDPKNKGLFYRVIGGEVSPFRLVRLSPEELLSKEISDWRKPGHSEFLDASGRTHPGQSKAGSKQDAAPPDVDMEEAPSMSDGDDHQESHPSATPQSSASAGKSSAVPDILSNMLKDTTAEHRAHLFDLNCKICTGQKSADDEPAAKKPKMSAPKRQDPPEKPKTEQRASKLPADQPNVSYSASDVSVPHQPSSTDDQSSIVPVVQAPMVTPAVSSVTISRRDPRTASHRSSAPLTQTEPDVSMPVGVPVSVPVATPTPSEAPVVDVKGPLPMPPPAPVSLPKPVMPKQVTSTESRNYGTSASSITEPPPEGETALFLSGQEIMWKGFVNMHAVAKFVTKAYLVSGSFEHLKEDLPDTIHIGGRISPHTVWDYVGKLKTSLSKELCLIRFHPATEEEEVAYVSLFSYFSSRKRFGVVANSNKRIKDLYLIPLSSKDPLPAKLLPFDGPGLEPARPNLLLGLLICQKDKKRAGAPLESEEKRSKTQRDEETGLPKPIVVSKTDKAMRLNQEPISTTPPGTPPPLSSSESSVGPFTSSVFSILSSIKAPGVSTSAGSNSPSITATPAVLATSATPLQTILKTLFGKKKDSDASQSPSDRSSTDVSVPLLDPIVEQFGITKSKQVDEQEDDRPYDPEEEYDPSVSYGKEKPKDPVVSKSITQPEVRTAMVDDVAYDPEDDSIFDEVKGDPGSRKQLEEQDQQIPDAKSLLANSQLLQLGKKVEQMVAKSTTIVPVINQRRDPRQSRDPRQVAASQRLNSDDSVEKEEAPAVTSTITTTLSNTDATAAPTTITDNPPVDIAAILDTLTSQQPKVIDTPLSDSLNVEPTESCATTDVPPSQDDTNVDSQLLHPTDPELESSKSEEETKSEEVPFLDADSTEIPLLGEKIDPDLVESYLDTEPKESPKENDVLFESENKSFEEIWPNSATILKKEPISSVGESTESSTTTYYNITTISTPISSMGRPQDVTQVSSSYIDSHSSHMPHMTGPNSQTDYRGPSDIPPPMSFPLPVGPPPALGPPPMTVPPPIIIPPPMSGPPPISGPPPMQMPPPIQGPPHGENDLSQYPPPGPYTPYQNQWGSSPQFDASRGPLPPMVTPRGPPPSVPPLGQRGPPPQIFNNNMPPHHIGPRGPPPGPLPPGPLPPPFDGQRFNGPPPPFNFPGPRGPLPPFAGPPPGHFDSRAPPPSHFPGPRGPHPPHNIGEPGPLSNIPRIPADNDGGSSYQSGIEQPQVQTASHNYRDNQGPSHGPPFRGPPPNHFDGRRGPPGSAGDIPGHRFPHPTQFRGSPQDRVPFEEPRGGSSQDLERHRGPAPQHFGGPRAPLPGHYSDNDSGGQTARYQLNDHLNDIRPVRGPLLPTPSEGPIPVPGRMGGHSPESHREDHWRRHSPEIRRRSSSTRDGAEPQERTSRFDSGPRDRDGPSRLSEERQRDVSEDRRRDRERDGLHGGRSWGWTRDREWDRGRERDRERERERDRERDHSRDRERDHSRDRDRDRDRSRERDRERDRSRERDRSRERDRSRERDRSRERDRSRERDRSRERDRSRGRDTDRHREGDGDKRRDRERDRDRGRERESDRKDHERERGKNRERDRDRERDRDRERDRDSRDKRRERSRSRERDRARDRRDRDRERDRERDKDRDKDREKDKDRERDKDRERDKDRERDKDRERDKDREKDKDREKDRDREKDREKDRDKRQRSRSKDRKEEKKDRPETSRDTEKSTDNEVMS, from the exons ATGGAGGAGATTGTGAGCCCTGAGCTAGCTCAAAGTCCTGAGCCTGAGTCCAGCCAGGATTTGGATTCCAGTTCACAAG ctccagttGTCGTGGCAGGGGAGGAAAGGGACCGTAAGGGTGACAAAGGCCAAAGTGATGCCGCTCGTAAAGAACTAGAGGACGTAGAGAAATCGGCCAAGAACTCTGGCGAGTTTAAGAAGACTTGGCGCTTCCGCAGGACCACTATTGAAAAAAGAGACATGACTGGAGAGACGGCAGGTATAACAGAGAGTCCTGGAGCACCGGTCCGACGAAGCGGCAGGCAGGCCAAGCGCACTGATAAGCTTGAGGAGTTCCTGGTGACAGTCAAGCGAGGGAGAGGAACAGGGAGACGTAGCACGCCCGCTCACCTGGAAAGTGGAGATCCACCGTCTGAGACCGCATCAGAGGCCAGCTTTGATGGAAACACCGAGCCTAAAGTGACTGAAAGCAAAGCGCCATCCCCAGTGAGGAGGACCAGAGGGAGGGGCAGGGGAAGGGCGACCCCCAAGCCCAAAGCGGACATGGCTGACTCGGCCAGTGACGACGATAGTTCCGAAAACGAAGAGAGCGCCACGAAAGAGACACAAGAGCAGCTTGAGATCGCGACTGGTGCAGAGGATGCCAAGTCGGAGGACGCAAAGGAAGAACTGAAACAAGAAGAATTTGAGAAACCAGCTGAAGAGACAAGCAAGGAGGAAGTGCCTGCCAACGCAAGGCCTTCAAGAAGCCCTTTGAAAACAGGCCCCAAAAGAGAAGCTAAGCCTAAAGCAGGGGGATGCACAGAgaaggatgaggatgaagaggaggatgatgagTCGTTGTCATCATCCAGCGAGTCTGATAATGACGGTTATGATCCAAATGCACTTTACTGCATCTGcagacagaaacacaacaaAAG CATGCAGTGTGTGCTCAGGTTCATGATCTGCTGTGACCGCTGTGAGGAGTGGTTCCACGGGGACTGTGTGGGCATTACGGAGGCACGCGGCCGCCTAATGGAGCGCAACAGTGAGGACTATGTGTGCCCCAACTGCACCTGCAGGAAAGCCCAGGGCGCCAAGCCTTCCACATCTACAGCAGGTGCCGAAACTGGCAAACGGCCTGTTACTCCCACTACCGCTCGCAAGTCAGAGCCCAGTCCAGCTCTTTTTAGCCAAGCCAATGTACAGACACCTACATCTGCTAGCGGTCTGCCTCCAGCTGCTTTTCCTGCTACTGCAGAAGAGAAGACCGGGGAAGAATTCGGCATCAAGGGCAGGATTGAGAAAGCTACTAACCCAAGcggcaaaaagaaaataaagattttCCAGCCG CAGGTGATGGCGACTGCAGAGGAATCCTCTCTCCCTAAATGCATTGGTCCTGGCTGTGAGAGGGACGCTCTTCCCGACTCGGTCTACTGTGGTAATGACTGCATCCTGAAgcatgctgctgctgccatgAAGACCATCACTACTGACAGCAAGGAGACTAAACCCAAGGAGAAGCCCAAGCCGAAAATCCTGAAAAAGCCTGCAGTCATATCTACAGTCAAG AGTTCGGGTCCCGAGCGAAGGAGCAGCAGGAGGTCCACCGACTCATCCAGCAAAGCTCAAGAGGAGGCCTTGGAGTCAGAAGGCCGcgaagatgaagatgaggaggatgaagaagacAGAGTTGCAGAGGAGCATCCGCCACCCCCAGCCATGTCGTCCTGGTCCAGCGACCATAATTACATTGCAGTAGCGCCAGAAAAGACTACAGCAATATCACCAACTGTGTTAAACAAAGCGT CAGCTGCTCAGAAGGATGAAGaggaaaaaacagaacaaactgAACCAGAAAAGAAAGAGCCAGCTCCTATTGAGAAGAAACCTCCTCCTGCAGCAACTATGTCTCCTAAAGGAGGCAAAAGGTCCCCAGGCCTGAAGATGGCCAAGCCTGCTCCAGTCTCAACGTCCAAAGGCAAAACAAGCACTACGTCCTCAAGTAGTGCAAAAGACTTGAAAAAACAGTCTCTATCCCAAGTGGTCAAATTGAAAAAAACAggaccaccacctcctcctcccatTCCAGTCTTCTCTTCTTCTGGTCCTCCTGGATCATCACGGCTGCATCCCACTGGAGCTCTGAGTGTTGGCAAGAGCACCTTTACCATCCCCAAAAAGCAGCCACAGTCTGGGGTGAAGGAATCTCTTAGTTCTGGTTCCTCTCTGGCCTCCAGGATGCCTTCTGGATCCATGCCCACTAACTCCCAGAGCCAGCCACCGGCATCCAAGCCAGTGCTACCAGCAGCACCTCTCCCTCCACAAACACCTCCAAACAACCAGATGAGGTCCAACATTCGTCGTTCGCTCACTGACATTCTGTACAAGAG GGTGAGCGACAGTGATGATCTTTCCATGTCTGAGAGCGAGGTGGGCAAACTGGCTGTTAGCATTGAGAAAGAAATGTTCAATCTGTACATGAACACAGACAGCAAATACAAGAACAAGTACAGATCTCTAATGTTCAATCTAAAGGATCCTAAAAATAAG GGCTTGTTTTATCGTGTGATTGGTGGAGAGGTCAGCCCGTTTCGGTTAGTGAGGCTCAGCCCCGAGGAATTGCTCTCTAAAGAGATTTCTGATTGGAGGAAACCTGGTCACTCTGAG tttctGGATGCTAGTGGAAGGACCCATCCAGGGCAGTCAAAAGCTGGATCCAAACAGGACGCAGCTCCCCCTGATGTTGACATGGAAGAAGCTCCTTCCATGTCTGATGGAGAT GATCATCAGGAGTCCCACCCGTCTGCCACACCTCAGAGTTCTGCTTCAGCAGGAAAAAGCAGTGCTGTCCCAGACATCTTGAGCAACATGCTGAAAGACACCACGGCAGAACACAGGGCTCACCTGTTTGACCTTAACTGCAAGATCTGCACAG GTCAGAAGTCAGCTGATGATGAGCCAGCAGCTAAAAAGCCCAAAATGTCAGCTCCTAAAAGACAAGACCCTCCCGAAAAACCCAAAACAGAGCAGCGAGCCTCCAAGTTGCCGGCAGACCAACCTAACGTCTCTTACTCTGCCAGTGACGTGTCTGTGCCTCATCAGCCAAGTAGCACAGACGACCAGAGCAGCATAGTGCCTGTTGTACAAGCCCCTATGGTCACGCCGGCAGTTTCTTCCGTCACTATAAGCCGCCGTGACCCTCGTACTGCCAGCCACCGCTCCTCTGCACCCCTCACTCAGACAGAACCTGATGTCAGTATGCCTGTTGGCGTACCAGTCAGTGTGCCTGTTGCCACCCCTACACCCTCTGAAGCTCCTGTGGTGGACGTGAAGGGGCCGTTGCCTATGCCGCCTCCAGCTCCAGTATCTCTGCCCAAACCTGTGATGCCAAAACAAGTCACTTCAACAGAATCACGGAACTACGGGACCAGCGCATCCAG cattaCTGAGCCGCCTCCTGAAGGCGAAACAGCTCTGTTCCTGTCAGGACAGGAGATTATGTGGAAAGGATTTGTCAACATGCACGCTGTTGCCAAGTTCGTCACAAAGGCCTACCTGGTCTCAGGATCCTTTGAGCATCTCAAGGAG GACTTACCCGATACCATTCACATTGGTGGCAGAATATCACCACACACAGTTTGGGACTATGTTGGTAAACTGAAGACTTCACTGTCGAAA GAGCTTTGTCTTATTCGTTTCCATCCAGCAACAGAAGAGGAGGAAGTTGCATACGTGTCCCTGTTTTCTTATTTCAGCAGCCGCAAGCGGTTTGGCGTAGTGGCCAACAGCAACAAACGCATCAAAGACCTTTACCTCATTCCACTGAGCTCCAAGGACCCTCTGCCTGCTAAACTCTTACCTTTCGATGGACCAG gTCTTGAGCCAGCTCGTCCGAATCTCTTGCTTGGGCTGTTAATTTGTCAGAAAGACAAGAAACGTGCTGGAGCCCCTCTGGAAAGTGAGGAAAAACGTTCTAAAACCCAGAGAGATGAGGAGACTGGCCTCCCAAAACCAATCGTTGTTAGCAAAACTGACAAAGCCATGCGGCTCAATCAGGAGCCTATAAGCACAACTCCTCCTGGAACTCCGCCCCCTCTCAGCAGTTCAGAGTCATCAGTTGGTCCGTTTACATCGTCAGTGTTTTCCATCTTGTCCTCCATCAAGGCACCTGGTGTCTCCACAAGTGCAGGCAGTAATTCCCCATCAATTACGGCCACCCCAGCTGTTCTTGCCACATCTGCCACTCCACTTCAaaccatcctgaagactttgttTGGTAAGAAGAAGGATTCTGATGCTTCTCAGTCCCCTTCAGATCGAAGTTCAACAGATGTTTCTGTTCCTCTGCTGGATCCGATAGTTGAGCAATTTGGCATTacaaaaagtaaacaagtaGATGAACAAGAGGATGATCGACCATATGACCCTGAAGAAGAATATGATCCCAGTGTTTCATATGGTAAAGAAAAGCCTAAGGATCCTGTGGTCTCTAAAAGCATCACGCAACCCGAGGTCAGAACTGCTATGGTAGATGATGTTGCATATGACCCTGAAGATGACTCTATTTTTGATGAGGTTAAAGGTGATCCAGGTTCCAGGAAGCAACTAGAGGAACAGGACCAGCAAATACCTGATGCTAAATCTCTCTTAGCCAACAGCCAGTTGCTTCAACTTGGTAAAAAGGTGGAGCAGATGGTTGCAAAAAGCACAACTATCGTCCCAGTTATAAATCAGAGAAGGGATCCCAGGCAGAGTAGGGATCCTAGGCAGGTAGCTGCCAGTCAGAGGCTAAACTCGGATGACTCTGTAGAGAAGGAAGAGGCTCCTGCTGTTAcgtctactattactactactttaAGTAACACTGATGCTACAGCTGCTCCTACTACAATAACAGACAATCCACCCGTTGACATTGCTGCAATACTAGACACATTAACATCACAACAGCCTAAAGTCATAGATACTCCATTATCGGATTCCTTAAATGTAGAACCAACAGAATCTTGTGCAACCACAGATGTGCCGCCATCACAAGATGACACGAACGTTGACAGTCAGCTGTTGCATCCAACTGATCCTGAGTTAGAGTCATCAAAGTCTGAAGAGGAAACAAAGAGTGAAGAGGTGCCTTTCCTAGATGCAGATAGCACAGAAATTCCacttttaggggaaaaaatagaCCCTGATCTTGTAGAAAGTTACCTGGACACAGAGCCTAAAGAAAGTCCCAAAGAAAATGATGTTCTGTTTGAATCAGAAAACAAGAGTTTTGAGGAAATTTGGCCTAATTCTgccaccattttaaaaaaagagccaaTCTCTTCTGTTGGAGAGTCTACAGAATCTTCTACAACGACATATTACAACATCACAACAATTAGTACACCAATATCTTCTATGGGGAGGCCACAAGATGTGACGCAAGTTAGTTCATCTTATATAGATTCACATAGCTCTCATATGCCACACATGACTGGACCAAACTCTCAAACAGATTATCGAGGCCCCTCAGACATTCCACCTCCAATGTCTTTCCCTCTGCCGGTTGGGCCTCCACCTGCTCTTGGTCCACCACCAATGACTGTTCCACCCCCCATCATTATTCCACCTCCAATGTCAGGGCCACCTCCCATTTCAGGACCACCTCCAATGCAGATGCCCCCACCAATACAAGGCCCACCTCATGGGGAAAATGACCTGTCACAATATCCACCACCTGGCCCATATACACCTTACCAGAATCAGTGGGGAAGCAGTCCACAGTTTGATGCTTCAAGAGGACCACTTCCTCCAATGGTTACACCCAGAGGGCCCCCACCTTCAGTCCCACCATTGGGTCAAAGAGGACCTCCACCtcaaatatttaataacaaCATGCCCCCACATCATATAGGACCTCGAGGGCCACCTCCTGGTCCTCTGCCACCTGGCCCACTACCCCCTCCTTTTGATGGACAAAGATTCAATGGGCCTCCTCCACCTTTCAACTTTCCTGGACCCAGAGGCCCACTACCACCATTTGCAGGCCCTCCCCCTGGTCATTTTGACAGCAGGGCACCACCACCATCCCACTTCCCTGGGCCAAGAGGTCCACATCCCCCTCACAACATTGGGGAACCTGGACCACTGTCTAACATCCCAAGAATCCCTGCTGACAATGATGGTGGAAGTTCTTATCAGTCAGGGATTGAGCAACCCCAGGTACAAACAGCCTCACACAATTACAGAGACAATCAGGGACCCTCACATGGACCTCCCTTTAGGGGACCTCCACCAAACCACTTTGATGGACGAAGAGGCCCACCTGGTTCTGCAGGAGATATTCCAGGGCACCGATTTCCTCATCCAACCCAATTTCGTGGTTCACCTCAGGATCGAGTACCCTTTGAAGAACCGAGAGGAGGGTCATCCCAAGATTTGGAAAGACACAGGGGTCCTGCCCCTCAGCATTTCGGAGGGCCAAGAGCTCCACTGCCAGGACACTACTCTGATAATGATTCTGGAGGTCAGACAGCACGTTACCAGCTCAATGACCATTTAAATGACATAAGACCTGTAAGGGGGCCTCTGTTGCCTACTCCTTCTGAAGGTCCCATCCCAGTACCAGGCCGCATGGGCGGGCATAGCCCAGAGTCCCATCGTGAGGACCACTGGAGAAGACACTCCCCTGAAATAAGAAGACGCAGCAGCTCAACTAGAGATGGTGCTGAACCTCAGGAAAGAACAAGCCGGTTTGACAGTGGCCCCCGTGACCGAGACGGCCCTTCAAGGTTGTCTGAAGAAAGGCAGCGAGATGTGTCTgaggacaggaggagagacCGAGAACGGGATGGGCTGCATGGAGGCCGATCATGGGGCTGGACCAGAGACCGTGAATGGGATCGTGGTAGGGAGAGAGACCgtgaaagagaaagggagagagatagggagagagaccACAgcagagatagggagagagaccACAGCAGAGATAGAGACAGGGATCGGGATCGCAGCAGggaaagggacagagagagagaccgcagcagagagagagaccgcagcagagagagagaccgcagcagagagagagaccgcagcagagagagagaccgcagcagagagagagaccgcagcagagagagagaccgcaGTAGAGGTAGAGACACTGACCGGCACCGAGAAGGCGATGGGGACAAGAGGAGGGATCGGGAACGGGATAGAGATCGTGGCAGGGAGAGAGAATCTGACAGGAAAGACCATGAACGAGAAAGAGGAAAGAACAGAGAAAGGGATAGAGACCGTGAACGAGATAGAGACCGTGAACGAGATAGAGACAGTAGAGACAAAAGACGAGAACGCTCAAGGAGCCGTGAACGGGACCGTGCAAGAGATAGACGAGATCGGGACAGAGAGCGAGACCGAGAGAGGGACAAGGATAGGGACAAGGACAGGGAAAAGGACAAGGATAGGGAGAGGGACAAGGATAGGGAGAGGGACAAGGATAGGGAGAGGGACAAGGATAGGGAGAGGGACAAGGATAGGGAGAAGGATAAGGACAGGGAGAAGGACCGGGACAGGGAGAAGGACCGGGAGAAGGACCGAGACAAGAGACAGAGGAGCAGAAGCAAAGACAGgaaggaggagaaaaaagacAGACCTGAGACCTCAAGAGACACTGAGAAGTCTACTGATAATGAAGTCATGTCCTGA